From a region of the Phycisphaerales bacterium AB-hyl4 genome:
- the ybeY gene encoding rRNA maturation RNase YbeY, protein MSESAPSRSAAGDRTTPAEGDPAPAGDDPLSRRPATDGFAAGDTPDMQAPDTAAGPTVRLLLETADVDPPVVGWLEAMLRELAVRAGVRGGELTVLAVDDAKMSEMHEQYAGVPGTTDVLTFDLSDDVGPTPNGPAVVEGDIVVCLDEARRQADARGHAPRVEALLYALHGLLHLLGEDDHDEQAYQRMHAREDQLLQAVGLGAVFGRQGEAS, encoded by the coding sequence TTGTCCGAATCCGCACCATCTCGATCCGCCGCCGGCGACCGGACGACCCCGGCCGAAGGCGACCCCGCGCCGGCGGGCGATGACCCTCTGAGTCGCAGACCCGCGACGGACGGCTTCGCGGCTGGCGATACCCCTGACATGCAAGCCCCTGACACGGCAGCCGGGCCGACGGTTCGCCTGTTGCTGGAGACGGCCGACGTTGACCCGCCGGTGGTCGGCTGGCTGGAGGCGATGCTGCGCGAGCTGGCGGTGCGGGCGGGCGTGCGCGGGGGTGAGCTGACCGTGCTGGCGGTGGATGATGCGAAGATGAGCGAGATGCACGAGCAGTACGCTGGCGTCCCGGGCACGACGGACGTGCTGACGTTTGATTTGTCGGACGATGTCGGGCCCACGCCAAACGGCCCGGCGGTGGTGGAGGGGGACATTGTCGTCTGCCTCGACGAAGCCCGCCGACAGGCCGACGCTCGCGGCCACGCGCCGCGCGTCGAAGCGCTGCTCTATGCGTTGCATGGCCTGCTGCACCTGCTCGGGGAAGATGACCACGACGAACAGGCGTATCAGCGCATGCACGCTCGCGAAGATCAGCTGCTCCAGGCGGTGGGCCTGGGTGCGGTGTTCGGCAGGCAAGGTGAAGCAAGCTAG
- the lptB gene encoding LPS export ABC transporter ATP-binding protein: MYILKANNLVKQYSGRTVVNHVSFDVAEGEIVGLLGRNGAGKTTSFRMTVGMISPDQGQVIFNGQDVTKLPMYQRAQRGMGYLAQEPSVFQRLTVEQNLMAILETRPLRRAERKQRAEELMAQFDLTKNRKQQARTLSGGERRKLEIARALISEPSLILLDEPFSGVDPVAVEELQAEVRRLRDEHHIAMLVTDHNVQRTLEIVDRAYVIFEGKVFAEGTPKEIVNNEQVKKLYLGSMFRGDEFD; encoded by the coding sequence GTGTACATTCTCAAAGCCAACAATCTGGTGAAGCAGTACAGCGGCCGAACGGTCGTCAACCACGTCTCCTTCGACGTGGCGGAGGGCGAGATCGTCGGCCTGCTCGGGCGAAACGGCGCGGGCAAGACCACCAGCTTCCGCATGACCGTGGGCATGATCAGCCCCGACCAGGGCCAGGTCATCTTCAACGGCCAGGACGTGACCAAGCTGCCGATGTACCAGCGCGCTCAGCGTGGCATGGGCTACCTCGCCCAGGAGCCCAGCGTCTTCCAACGCCTCACCGTCGAGCAGAATCTGATGGCCATCCTCGAAACCCGCCCGCTCCGCCGCGCGGAACGCAAGCAGCGGGCGGAGGAGTTGATGGCCCAGTTCGACCTGACTAAGAACCGCAAGCAACAGGCCCGCACGCTCTCCGGCGGCGAACGGCGGAAGCTGGAAATCGCCCGCGCCCTCATCAGCGAGCCCTCGCTTATCCTGCTCGATGAGCCGTTCTCCGGCGTCGACCCGGTCGCGGTGGAAGAGCTCCAGGCCGAGGTCCGCCGACTGCGCGACGAACACCATATCGCCATGCTCGTGACCGACCACAACGTCCAGCGGACGCTGGAGATCGTGGACCGAGCGTATGTGATTTTCGAAGGCAAGGTCTTCGCGGAGGGCACGCCGAAGGAAATCGTGAACAACGAGCAGGTGAAAAAGCTCTATCTTGGCTCGATGTTCCGGGGCGATGAGTTTGATTGA
- a CDS encoding ATP-binding protein translates to MGRAPVTKMVIPSKLSETQRVTEPLFQQIADHDYPEKAVFAIRLSVDEALTNAIRHGNCNDPEKQVAVEWAVTDKQVRITVTDEGCGFHPDHLPDPTESENLTRPCGRGVMLMQAYMTDVKFNKRGNQVTMIKDRDCVGPSAD, encoded by the coding sequence ATGGGCAGAGCACCCGTCACCAAAATGGTGATCCCGAGCAAGCTCTCCGAAACGCAACGCGTCACGGAGCCGCTCTTTCAACAGATCGCCGACCACGACTACCCGGAGAAGGCGGTCTTCGCGATCCGGCTGTCGGTCGATGAGGCGCTGACCAACGCGATCCGCCACGGCAACTGCAACGACCCGGAAAAGCAGGTGGCCGTCGAGTGGGCGGTCACGGACAAACAGGTCCGTATCACCGTGACCGACGAGGGCTGCGGCTTTCACCCTGACCATCTGCCCGACCCGACGGAGTCGGAGAACCTCACGCGGCCTTGCGGCCGAGGCGTGATGCTGATGCAGGCGTACATGACCGATGTGAAGTTCAACAAGCGCGGCAACCAGGTGACGATGATCAAGGATCGCGACTGCGTCGGGCCGAGCGCCGATTGA
- the cysS gene encoding cysteine--tRNA ligase, which yields MMGITFYNTLTHRVEPFEPIEPGVVTMYNCGPTVYDFAHIGNFRAFVFADVLRRFLELAGYDVRQVMNITDVGHMTEDQLADGAGEDKMQVAMARMKEAKKAGSLTRDDVADPNDPYQIAAFYTKAFIEDSQQLKLKVADEPTQLPRATDHIEQMLTIIGKLVDDGHAYVAGDGAVYFSVEKFPDYGKLSGNTLDKLRGGAGGRIDQQHQAGKRHPADFLLWKPDTKHIMKWPSRFGEGYPGWHIECSAMALKLHDREQIDIHTGGEDNIFPHHECEIAQSCSYTGKAHFARYWMHTRFLLVEGQKMSKSKGNFFTVRDLLAKGVDPVVIRYELMKAHYRSNMNFTMKGLEDSASAVQKLRDAAAGFERKAGDAAVEVGDDHDAVRRFVAALADDLNVAGAIAVAFEYLREPDADAATALAVLRRFDAVLGVLPTEAGGQGDDDVMAKCADIDAARKQKDYATADRLRQELDDAGYDVRTGSEGTTASKRLA from the coding sequence ATGATGGGAATCACGTTTTACAACACGTTGACGCATCGCGTGGAGCCGTTCGAGCCGATCGAGCCTGGCGTGGTGACGATGTACAACTGCGGGCCGACGGTGTACGACTTTGCGCACATCGGCAATTTTCGTGCGTTTGTGTTTGCGGACGTGCTGCGGCGGTTTCTCGAACTGGCGGGCTATGACGTTCGGCAGGTGATGAACATCACCGACGTCGGCCACATGACCGAGGATCAGCTGGCCGACGGCGCGGGCGAAGACAAGATGCAGGTCGCGATGGCCCGCATGAAGGAAGCGAAGAAGGCCGGCTCGCTGACGCGCGACGATGTGGCAGACCCGAACGATCCGTACCAGATCGCTGCGTTTTACACGAAGGCGTTCATTGAGGATTCGCAGCAGTTGAAGCTGAAGGTCGCCGACGAGCCGACGCAGTTGCCGCGAGCGACGGATCACATCGAGCAGATGCTCACCATCATCGGCAAGCTGGTGGACGACGGGCATGCGTACGTGGCGGGCGACGGCGCGGTCTACTTCAGCGTGGAGAAGTTTCCCGACTACGGCAAGCTGTCGGGCAATACGCTGGACAAGCTGCGCGGCGGCGCGGGCGGCCGCATCGACCAGCAGCATCAGGCGGGCAAGCGACACCCGGCCGACTTCCTGCTGTGGAAGCCGGACACGAAGCACATCATGAAGTGGCCGTCGCGGTTCGGCGAAGGGTATCCGGGTTGGCATATCGAGTGCTCGGCGATGGCGCTGAAGCTGCACGATCGCGAGCAGATCGACATCCACACCGGCGGCGAAGACAACATCTTCCCGCACCATGAATGCGAAATCGCCCAGTCGTGCAGCTATACGGGCAAGGCCCACTTCGCCCGCTACTGGATGCACACGCGGTTCCTGCTGGTCGAAGGCCAGAAGATGTCCAAAAGCAAGGGCAACTTCTTCACGGTCCGCGACCTGCTCGCGAAGGGCGTCGACCCGGTGGTGATTCGCTATGAGCTGATGAAGGCGCACTATCGCTCGAACATGAACTTCACGATGAAGGGATTGGAAGATTCCGCGAGCGCTGTGCAGAAGCTGCGCGACGCGGCGGCGGGGTTCGAGCGCAAGGCAGGCGATGCAGCGGTCGAGGTGGGGGATGATCATGACGCGGTGCGGCGGTTTGTCGCAGCGCTGGCGGATGACTTGAACGTGGCGGGGGCGATCGCGGTGGCGTTCGAGTATCTGCGCGAGCCGGACGCGGACGCGGCGACGGCGCTGGCGGTGCTGCGGCGGTTCGATGCGGTGCTCGGCGTTCTGCCGACGGAGGCGGGCGGGCAGGGTGATGATGATGTCATGGCCAAGTGTGCCGACATCGACGCAGCCCGCAAGCAAAAGGACTACGCGACCGCGGACCGCCTGCGGCAGGAGCTCGACGACGCGGGCTACGACGTTCGCACGGGGTCGGAAGGCACGACGGCGAGCAAACGGCTTGCGTGA
- a CDS encoding CbiX/SirB N-terminal domain-containing protein, with protein MTMHSPAPSDVPRPSDAELAETGIIIVDHGSRRAESNEMLEDFVAMFRKTMRYAIVEPAHMELAEPSIATAFDRCVERGAKRVVVSPYFLAPGRHWNKDIPHLTAEAGKAHPDVPHMVAAPIGLHPLMCELIASRIDYCLSHVAGKVDECDVCRGTGRCQMRSESPAPVN; from the coding sequence ATGACTATGCACAGCCCTGCCCCATCTGACGTGCCTCGGCCGAGCGACGCCGAGCTTGCCGAGACTGGCATCATCATTGTTGACCACGGCTCCCGCCGAGCCGAGTCGAACGAGATGCTCGAAGACTTCGTGGCGATGTTCCGCAAGACGATGCGTTACGCGATTGTCGAGCCGGCGCACATGGAGTTGGCCGAGCCTTCGATCGCCACGGCGTTTGACCGTTGCGTTGAGCGGGGCGCGAAGCGGGTGGTGGTGTCGCCTTACTTTCTCGCACCGGGTCGGCATTGGAACAAAGATATCCCGCACCTCACCGCGGAGGCGGGCAAGGCTCATCCGGACGTGCCGCACATGGTGGCGGCGCCGATCGGGCTGCATCCGCTGATGTGCGAGTTGATCGCGTCGCGGATCGACTATTGCCTTTCGCACGTCGCGGGCAAGGTGGACGAATGCGACGTCTGCCGCGGCACGGGCCGATGCCAGATGCGCAGCGAATCGCCCGCGCCGGTCAACTGA
- a CDS encoding ThuA domain-containing protein encodes MADQPIRVTVWHEHVHEKKNKVVADLYPDGMHAVMKAGIEEYLGSQVKVGTALLEQPEHGLTQEVLDNTDVLTWWGHRAHNEVDDEIVDRVYKRVLEGMGLIVLHSGHYAKIFKKLMGTGCGLKWREAAEKERLWVVNPGHPIVDGLDEYFELEHTEMYGELFDIPTPDELIFISWFEGGEVFRSGCTWTRGKGKVFYFRPGHETFPIYYDKNVRKVLANGVKYVAPRTGSPYSLKAPNIDKPLSPINSTHEVDESLHQH; translated from the coding sequence ATGGCCGACCAGCCCATCCGCGTCACCGTCTGGCATGAGCACGTCCACGAAAAGAAGAACAAAGTCGTTGCTGACCTCTACCCCGACGGCATGCACGCCGTCATGAAGGCCGGCATCGAGGAATACCTCGGTTCGCAGGTCAAAGTCGGCACCGCGCTGCTCGAACAACCCGAGCATGGCCTGACCCAGGAAGTGCTCGACAACACCGACGTGCTCACCTGGTGGGGGCACCGGGCACACAACGAAGTCGACGACGAAATCGTCGATCGCGTCTACAAGCGCGTGCTCGAAGGCATGGGCCTCATCGTCCTGCACTCCGGCCATTACGCGAAAATCTTCAAGAAACTCATGGGCACCGGCTGCGGCCTGAAGTGGCGCGAAGCCGCTGAAAAAGAACGACTCTGGGTCGTCAACCCCGGACACCCCATCGTCGACGGACTCGACGAATACTTCGAACTCGAACACACCGAAATGTATGGCGAACTGTTCGACATCCCCACGCCCGACGAACTGATCTTCATCAGCTGGTTCGAAGGCGGCGAAGTCTTCCGTTCCGGCTGCACCTGGACCCGCGGCAAGGGCAAAGTCTTCTACTTCCGCCCCGGCCACGAAACGTTCCCCATCTACTACGACAAAAACGTCCGCAAAGTGCTCGCCAACGGCGTGAAGTACGTCGCCCCCCGCACGGGCAGCCCCTACTCGCTCAAGGCCCCGAACATCGACAAACCGCTGAGCCCGATCAACAGCACGCACGAAGTCGACGAATCGCTGCACCAACACTGA
- a CDS encoding hemolysin family protein has product MPVIWIAIIALFVAGYFAACSTALKSYSRKRLADMLDERGKLDRLEPLVARTSQLILLTGALRTGANLVALLATFYVVERYFRDQPPVLHYTLAFLIAGVLVSVFAVAIPFSWSRYRREEIVVGSIPLLNVLLTVFKPLTVALHVVDPIVRRISGASEQPDEENAISDQVLSVVEEHESASGEVDEAQKEMLEAVFELPTTTAGEIMTPRTDVCGVSVTSTLTEVKQAIIEVGHSRIPVYEENLDNIVGILYAKDLIRFVENGDEIFDLRACLRDAFLVPESKSVRELLGEFKQRKVHMAIVLDEYGGTAGLVTIEDILEEIVGEIQDEYEPLEPASPIEQVDEHTSDVDARIRIGDLNDALDVELPEDEDYDTLGGFVFSTLGHIPEQGESFEFENMRFIVTDVERTKVRRVRIERAEVDSRAGDS; this is encoded by the coding sequence GTGCCCGTAATCTGGATTGCCATCATTGCCCTGTTCGTCGCTGGCTATTTTGCTGCGTGCAGCACGGCCTTGAAAAGCTACTCGCGCAAGCGCCTCGCAGACATGCTGGACGAGCGCGGCAAGCTCGACCGCCTCGAGCCGCTGGTCGCGCGGACGTCGCAGTTGATTCTGCTCACGGGGGCGCTGCGCACGGGGGCGAACCTGGTCGCACTGCTGGCGACGTTTTACGTGGTCGAGCGCTACTTTCGCGATCAGCCGCCGGTGCTGCATTACACGCTCGCGTTTCTTATCGCCGGCGTGCTGGTGAGTGTCTTCGCGGTGGCGATTCCGTTCAGTTGGTCGCGGTATCGACGGGAAGAGATCGTCGTGGGCTCGATCCCGCTGCTGAACGTGTTGCTCACGGTGTTCAAGCCGTTGACGGTGGCGCTGCACGTGGTCGACCCGATCGTTCGGCGGATCTCCGGCGCGAGCGAGCAGCCGGACGAGGAAAACGCCATCTCCGACCAGGTGCTCTCCGTTGTCGAAGAACATGAGTCGGCCAGCGGGGAAGTGGACGAAGCGCAGAAGGAAATGCTCGAAGCGGTGTTCGAGCTGCCCACCACCACCGCGGGCGAGATCATGACGCCGCGCACCGACGTATGCGGCGTTTCCGTCACCAGCACGTTGACGGAAGTGAAGCAGGCGATCATTGAGGTCGGGCATAGCCGAATCCCGGTGTACGAGGAAAACCTCGACAACATCGTGGGCATCCTCTACGCGAAAGACCTGATCCGCTTTGTCGAGAACGGCGACGAGATTTTCGACCTGCGGGCCTGCCTCCGCGATGCGTTCCTCGTACCCGAGAGCAAGTCGGTGCGCGAGCTGCTGGGCGAGTTCAAGCAGCGGAAGGTGCACATGGCCATCGTGCTCGATGAGTACGGCGGGACGGCGGGCCTGGTCACCATTGAAGACATCCTCGAAGAAATCGTCGGCGAGATTCAGGACGAATATGAACCGCTGGAACCGGCGTCGCCTATCGAGCAGGTGGATGAGCATACGTCGGATGTGGACGCCCGCATCCGCATCGGCGATCTGAACGACGCGCTCGACGTCGAGCTGCCCGAAGATGAAGACTACGACACGCTCGGCGGCTTCGTGTTCTCCACGCTCGGCCACATCCCGGAGCAGGGCGAAAGCTTCGAGTTTGAGAACATGCGTTTCATCGTGACGGATGTGGAGCGGACGAAGGTCCGCCGTGTGCGTATTGAACGTGCGGAGGTGGACTCGCGCGCGGGGGACAGTTAG